Proteins encoded by one window of Phycisphaerae bacterium:
- a CDS encoding flagellar biosynthetic protein FliR, giving the protein MSVPFVDIYLALPAFMLVLARISGLMLTAPFFSGSIIPTQVKAILVLAVSAVVFPMAGPHTAVPVTMSTVVWGMVGELALGTIVGIGVSLVLTGVQMGVQLASQQAGMALGEAFNPMLETSLPVVSELYFFVSFTVFLAVGGHRAMIRALLDSFETLPLMGLRVDESMVLLMISLVTVAFTVAIRVAGPMMLALLMSFITLGFLSRTVPQLNILTVGFPAKMMLALLIMALTIMSLEPVLTGSLALVMDELRQGLGIGAG; this is encoded by the coding sequence ATGTCGGTACCGTTCGTTGACATCTACCTGGCCTTACCCGCGTTCATGCTGGTGCTGGCGCGCATCTCGGGTTTGATGTTGACCGCTCCGTTCTTCAGCGGATCGATCATTCCGACGCAGGTCAAGGCCATCCTGGTGCTCGCCGTCTCTGCGGTTGTCTTCCCGATGGCCGGCCCGCACACGGCCGTGCCGGTAACCATGTCCACGGTCGTCTGGGGAATGGTCGGGGAGTTGGCCTTGGGGACGATTGTCGGGATTGGCGTGTCCCTGGTTCTGACCGGCGTGCAGATGGGTGTTCAGTTGGCGAGTCAGCAGGCGGGCATGGCCTTGGGCGAAGCCTTCAATCCGATGCTCGAAACCAGTCTGCCGGTGGTGTCGGAGTTGTACTTCTTCGTGTCCTTCACGGTGTTCCTGGCTGTCGGAGGTCACCGGGCGATGATCCGGGCTTTGCTCGACAGCTTCGAGACTCTGCCGCTGATGGGGCTCCGTGTGGACGAGAGCATGGTCCTCCTGATGATCAGCCTAGTGACCGTGGCGTTCACCGTGGCGATCCGCGTGGCCGGACCGATGATGCTGGCTTTGCTCATGAGTTTCATTACCCTGGGCTTTTTGTCTCGGACCGTGCCGCAGTTGAATATTCTCACCGTGGGCTTTCCGGCCAAGATGATGCTCGCCCTGCTGATCATGGCCCTGACCATCATGTCGCTGGAGCCGGTCCTGACTGGATCGCTCGCCCTGGTGATGGACGAG
- a CDS encoding flagellar biosynthetic protein FliO — MIQRRSASETVPRGAEAQYPVQRPVRGLGSWSIWDSLPLLVVLILIGGVALVIKRSMPVRRMLAGGGVLVVLARLPISAKQSLMLVKMGRQLVLLGVTPDRISSLSVVTDPEQVTSMVGDVASGNKDSMTRAFAEAFSDESKAYAGAEEDEPAVPSASGQVKNLLEKVRSLAKGQGAF; from the coding sequence GTGATTCAGCGTCGGTCGGCCTCGGAAACGGTGCCCCGCGGTGCGGAGGCTCAGTATCCGGTGCAGCGTCCCGTGCGGGGGCTGGGCTCTTGGTCGATCTGGGATTCGCTTCCGCTGCTGGTCGTGCTGATTCTGATCGGCGGAGTGGCCCTGGTGATCAAGCGGTCGATGCCCGTCCGACGGATGCTCGCCGGTGGGGGTGTACTCGTCGTGCTGGCCAGGCTGCCCATCTCCGCCAAGCAGAGCCTGATGCTGGTCAAGATGGGCCGGCAGCTTGTTCTTCTGGGCGTGACTCCCGACCGCATCAGCTCGCTGAGCGTCGTGACCGACCCGGAGCAGGTGACCTCCATGGTCGGTGATGTCGCCAGCGGCAACAAAGACTCGATGACTCGGGCCTTTGCCGAGGCCTTCAGCGATGAGAGCAAGGCCTATGCCGGCGCCGAGGAGGATGAGCCTGCTGTCCCGTCCGCATCGGGACAGGTGAAAAACCTCCTGGAGAAGGTCCGGAGTCTGGCCAAGGGGCAGGGTGCGTTCTGA
- the fliQ gene encoding flagellar biosynthesis protein FliQ, giving the protein MDVGQALDLGRDALIMVLIISAPVMGVGLIVGLVISMFQSMTQLQEQTLSFVPKIVAMVGLTLLLIPWLAERLLEYTVVLLGEPGM; this is encoded by the coding sequence ATGGATGTCGGGCAGGCGTTAGACTTGGGGCGCGACGCACTGATCATGGTGCTGATCATCTCCGCGCCGGTCATGGGCGTGGGGCTGATCGTCGGCTTGGTGATCTCCATGTTTCAGTCCATGACCCAGCTTCAGGAGCAGACCCTGAGCTTCGTTCCGAAGATCGTGGCCATGGTTGGCCTGACCCTGCTTCTGATACCGTGGCTGGCCGAGCGTCTGCTCGAATACACGGTCGTCCTGCTGGGCGAGCCGGGAATGTGA
- the fliN gene encoding flagellar motor switch protein FliN — MAAAIESEAAAARAMPPPPAGSVPFTLPDLASGGSESGAALNQAIDLLRDVQLNVKIELGRTRMLVDDVLKLGEGSVVELDKLAGDPVDVFVNERLVARGEVLVLNDNFCVRINDIVQQHLDEE; from the coding sequence ATGGCTGCGGCCATTGAGAGTGAGGCGGCCGCGGCCCGAGCGATGCCACCTCCACCGGCGGGATCGGTTCCCTTCACGCTGCCCGATCTGGCAAGCGGAGGGAGCGAATCGGGGGCCGCCCTCAATCAGGCGATTGACCTTCTGCGCGACGTCCAGCTCAACGTGAAGATCGAGCTGGGGCGTACCCGCATGCTGGTTGACGATGTGCTCAAACTGGGCGAAGGCTCGGTTGTCGAATTGGACAAGCTCGCTGGCGACCCGGTGGATGTGTTCGTGAACGAACGACTGGTGGCTCGTGGCGAGGTGCTCGTGCTGAACGACAACTTCTGCGTTCGGATCAACGATATCGTGCAACAGCATTTGGATGAGGAGTAG
- a CDS encoding flagellar hook-length control protein FliK, with the protein MTTVAAADAEPGAVSRARQTVADPTPTEESSFSGSQAFAAVLTATRQTSLMLRRLLDQRVVQISSTYQRQQKAAEAVTPGPARETSSLAEGGRSSRVEAGGDREVSESGRARTDQRESSSDDDTSASVDAPDESTVLSHSEDSRFTAPEALESAAAVASERQAAESPAVSPGGASREQPLAGTDRLTTHQPSGNCRGVADAGASPAISGATPQATGHDPLVQTGMPGQPATTSTTGQYSAAVAAEGPMPTLVVSTSQAGGGSGTASELGQGSTAARGGQATTRSGAAPAEFQSLLQQAGRGRSAVAAGVGGSAKNGSTAEEAALDPSRAESIEKLARVLRLQLGTRNSSMSLRLDPPELGNVRIEVRMQDQTLTVKFQVDTQAGHGVLQSRLDTLRQTLEQQGVRVDQVTVEYRPQQGDSPQQNRDGSNPSSYDGSANGHGSGFGQAREQGRGMQESYAAANYTRSSADTAMKDVFGGQEMLPAGTGSISASGVDLIA; encoded by the coding sequence ATGCCGAGCCCGGAGCGGTAAGCCGGGCCCGGCAGACGGTCGCGGACCCTACGCCGACCGAGGAATCATCGTTCAGCGGTTCCCAGGCGTTCGCGGCGGTGTTGACCGCGACCCGCCAGACAAGCCTGATGCTGCGTAGACTGCTTGACCAGCGGGTTGTTCAGATTTCTTCCACCTATCAGCGGCAACAGAAGGCCGCCGAAGCGGTGACGCCGGGTCCCGCTCGAGAAACGTCCTCTCTGGCGGAGGGAGGGCGATCATCGAGGGTGGAAGCGGGCGGGGATCGCGAGGTCTCCGAGAGCGGCCGAGCCAGGACGGATCAACGCGAATCATCCTCCGATGATGATACCTCCGCAAGCGTGGATGCCCCAGACGAGTCCACAGTCTTGTCTCACAGCGAGGATTCCCGGTTCACAGCTCCCGAGGCCCTGGAGTCGGCGGCTGCGGTTGCATCGGAGCGGCAAGCTGCCGAGTCACCGGCCGTCAGCCCGGGAGGCGCGAGCCGGGAACAGCCGCTGGCCGGTACCGACCGTTTGACCACTCACCAGCCGTCGGGTAACTGCCGGGGAGTCGCCGATGCGGGTGCGTCGCCGGCGATCTCGGGCGCTACTCCGCAGGCCACCGGCCACGATCCACTTGTCCAGACGGGGATGCCTGGTCAGCCGGCGACCACCTCGACCACGGGACAGTATTCGGCCGCGGTCGCCGCCGAAGGGCCAATGCCCACGCTGGTGGTTTCTACATCGCAGGCCGGGGGTGGCAGCGGCACCGCTTCCGAACTCGGACAGGGTAGTACGGCCGCCAGGGGGGGCCAAGCGACCACCAGGTCGGGCGCCGCCCCGGCCGAGTTCCAATCGCTGCTCCAGCAAGCCGGTCGGGGGCGATCCGCCGTCGCGGCCGGAGTGGGCGGCTCGGCGAAAAACGGGTCCACTGCCGAAGAGGCGGCGTTGGATCCGAGTCGGGCGGAGTCGATCGAGAAGCTGGCCCGCGTGTTGCGTTTGCAGCTTGGGACACGCAATTCCTCGATGTCGCTGCGACTCGATCCGCCGGAACTGGGCAATGTACGCATCGAGGTCCGTATGCAGGACCAGACCCTGACTGTGAAATTCCAGGTCGACACGCAAGCCGGCCACGGTGTCCTGCAGAGCCGCCTGGACACACTGCGTCAGACGCTCGAACAGCAGGGAGTCCGCGTGGACCAAGTGACGGTGGAGTACCGTCCGCAGCAGGGTGATTCACCGCAGCAGAACCGCGACGGCTCGAACCCATCGAGCTACGACGGATCCGCCAACGGGCACGGCAGCGGGTTCGGCCAGGCTCGGGAGCAGGGTCGTGGTATGCAGGAGTCATACGCCGCCGCGAACTACACCCGCTCGTCGGCGGATACTGCGATGAAGGACGTTTTTGGAGGTCAAGAGATGCTCCCGGCAGGAACTGGGAGTATCTCGGCCTCGGGAGTTGATCTCATTGCGTGA
- a CDS encoding MotA/TolQ/ExbB proton channel family protein encodes MIDRATMVGLLATLALLGWVIVSGTDWDVWAFISPASIAMVVGGAVLTTLMSFPASGFRSFVQVARNAFVVHTRPPEESVVLLVALAEIARRDGLLALERPVAGLNDEFLKQSMRMAIDGFDAGTIESVCRAEMESVELRHHRGIRLIESTARSAPVFGMIGTVTGLIIMLGRMKDPTSIGPGMAIALLTTLYGLVLANVFCWPLARKLAHRSEEESLVKMIVLKGVLAIQTGDNPRTVEQKLRAYLPPGVLATGPSGRSAVTGRVLRSLAEARRARGAEPRGISPEKVEPVEPAAPPAVVPSAVEKPGAESATVTEQGLPEEWTAGQWASLLGSWGPDEYELTPVDESATSTSGSVNRPRPSSPAGRASGSSAKPGFEEAA; translated from the coding sequence ATGATCGATCGGGCGACGATGGTGGGGTTGCTCGCGACGCTTGCCCTGCTGGGGTGGGTGATCGTCAGCGGAACAGATTGGGATGTGTGGGCGTTCATCAGCCCGGCCTCGATCGCGATGGTCGTGGGTGGGGCCGTGCTCACCACGCTGATGTCGTTCCCGGCCTCAGGCTTCCGGTCGTTCGTGCAGGTCGCCCGGAATGCCTTCGTGGTTCATACTCGACCGCCGGAAGAGTCGGTGGTCTTGCTGGTTGCCCTGGCCGAGATTGCCCGGCGTGACGGTCTGTTGGCGCTGGAACGGCCGGTGGCAGGTTTGAACGACGAGTTCTTGAAGCAATCGATGCGGATGGCGATCGATGGCTTCGACGCCGGCACGATCGAGTCGGTTTGTCGTGCGGAGATGGAAAGTGTCGAACTGCGGCACCATCGCGGGATTCGGCTGATTGAATCGACGGCCCGCTCGGCGCCGGTGTTTGGCATGATCGGAACGGTGACCGGTCTGATCATCATGCTGGGCCGGATGAAGGACCCAACGAGCATCGGGCCAGGGATGGCTATCGCACTGCTGACGACTTTGTACGGTCTGGTGCTAGCCAACGTGTTCTGCTGGCCGCTGGCCAGGAAACTCGCTCACCGCAGCGAGGAAGAATCGCTGGTCAAGATGATCGTGCTGAAGGGAGTGTTGGCCATCCAGACGGGCGACAACCCGCGGACGGTGGAACAGAAGCTTCGGGCGTACCTGCCGCCGGGAGTGCTGGCGACGGGTCCGTCCGGTCGATCGGCAGTGACCGGGCGGGTGCTGCGGTCGCTGGCCGAGGCGCGTCGGGCACGTGGGGCGGAACCTCGCGGCATCAGCCCGGAGAAGGTTGAGCCGGTTGAGCCCGCCGCCCCGCCGGCTGTGGTTCCCTCGGCGGTGGAGAAACCGGGTGCGGAAAGCGCGACGGTGACCGAGCAAGGATTACCGGAGGAATGGACGGCGGGTCAGTGGGCCAGCCTTCTGGGTTCGTGGGGGCCGGATGAGTATGAGCTCACCCCGGTGGATGAGTCGGCGACCTCGACCAGCGGGTCAGTGAACCGCCCGAGACCGAGCAGTCCTGCCGGCCGGGCGAGCGGCTCGTCGGCCAAACCCGGATTTGAAGAGGCGGCATGA
- a CDS encoding flagellar basal body-associated FliL family protein encodes MAKDKEEAPKKPSEDAAGGDKPKKGRGKLIMIGVIAGVMIAEAAVVFVLVKNFSGGGPQEAEAHATEGLKDGEGAQALAAQVDLEVVKFRAQNEKSQRLLMYELSVSAVVSGDSEAEVKETLERRKETIRDRFTRVVRSADPSRFMEPDLATLRDQFKTELSQVIGKEGAIQEVLIPQIVLMSGG; translated from the coding sequence ATGGCTAAAGACAAGGAAGAAGCCCCGAAGAAACCGAGCGAGGATGCGGCCGGCGGCGATAAGCCGAAGAAAGGTCGCGGCAAGCTCATCATGATCGGTGTGATTGCCGGTGTGATGATTGCGGAGGCGGCGGTCGTCTTCGTGCTGGTTAAGAACTTCTCTGGCGGGGGGCCCCAGGAGGCCGAGGCTCACGCCACGGAGGGATTGAAGGACGGCGAGGGTGCCCAGGCCTTGGCGGCCCAGGTGGACCTGGAAGTGGTCAAATTCAGGGCTCAGAATGAGAAGTCGCAGCGACTGCTGATGTACGAGTTGAGCGTCTCCGCCGTGGTGTCCGGTGATAGCGAGGCGGAAGTCAAGGAGACACTCGAACGCCGTAAAGAGACGATCCGCGACCGGTTCACCCGCGTGGTCAGATCGGCGGATCCGTCCCGGTTCATGGAGCCCGACCTTGCCACGCTTCGTGATCAGTTCAAGACCGAACTGTCGCAGGTGATCGGCAAGGAAGGAGCGATACAGGAGGTTCTCATCCCGCAGATCGTGTTGATGAGCGGGGGTTGA
- a CDS encoding flagellar FlbD family protein: MITLTRLNDTRFVINADLIRTVEERPDTTIVLINGETFIVKESMEAVVAKAIEYARTVRAFKP; this comes from the coding sequence GTGATCACCCTGACACGGTTGAACGACACCCGCTTTGTGATCAACGCTGACCTGATACGCACGGTGGAGGAACGTCCGGATACGACGATTGTGCTCATCAACGGGGAGACCTTCATTGTGAAGGAGAGCATGGAGGCCGTGGTTGCCAAGGCGATCGAATATGCCCGAACGGTGAGGGCGTTCAAGCCTTGA
- the fliP gene encoding flagellar type III secretion system pore protein FliP (The bacterial flagellar biogenesis protein FliP forms a type III secretion system (T3SS)-type pore required for flagellar assembly.): MVAALAAPAVAQAPAALAPSGVVPSGAGTIDNSTLGIPDLGRILPPAQNRQAVSSTLQIFVILTVLTLAPSLLIMTTCFTRIMIVLGLLRQAIGTQQLPPGQILVGLSLFMTFLIMAPTFERIHREALMPWLESAPGMSQERAYRIAEGHMRDFMFAQIERARNEEDIFLFMEYQRKEPIPINQQVTRAQVDTVALVPAFVLSELKTAFVLGFRIYLPFLVIDMVIATVLISMGMLMLPPVLISLPFKLLLFVLADGWHLVVASLMTGFS; this comes from the coding sequence ATGGTGGCCGCCTTGGCCGCTCCTGCCGTGGCCCAGGCACCGGCCGCGCTGGCCCCGTCCGGTGTTGTCCCGTCAGGCGCCGGGACAATCGACAACAGCACGCTGGGCATCCCTGATCTGGGGCGTATTCTGCCGCCCGCTCAGAACCGCCAGGCGGTCAGCTCCACGTTGCAGATCTTCGTGATCCTGACCGTGCTCACACTGGCCCCTTCGTTGCTGATCATGACCACGTGTTTCACCCGGATCATGATCGTGCTCGGCCTGCTTCGCCAAGCGATCGGCACCCAGCAGCTTCCACCGGGGCAGATTCTCGTCGGCCTCTCGTTGTTCATGACGTTCCTCATCATGGCCCCAACGTTCGAGAGGATTCATCGCGAAGCGCTGATGCCCTGGCTGGAGAGCGCACCGGGGATGAGCCAGGAGAGGGCCTACCGGATTGCCGAGGGGCACATGCGCGACTTCATGTTCGCTCAGATCGAGCGGGCCAGGAACGAAGAGGACATCTTCCTGTTCATGGAGTATCAGCGCAAGGAGCCCATTCCCATCAACCAGCAAGTGACCCGGGCCCAGGTGGACACGGTCGCCCTGGTGCCGGCCTTCGTGCTGAGTGAACTGAAGACCGCCTTCGTGCTCGGATTCCGCATCTACCTGCCCTTTTTGGTGATCGACATGGTCATCGCCACCGTGCTGATCTCCATGGGCATGCTCATGCTGCCGCCGGTGCTGATCTCACTGCCGTTCAAGCTGTTGCTGTTCGTTCTGGCCGATGGCTGGCATCTGGTGGTGGCCTCACTCATGACGGGGTTCTCGTAG
- a CDS encoding flagellar hook-basal body complex protein, with the protein MGLTSAMYTGLTGLNANQLRIDTIGNNVANVNTTAFKGSRANFENQFSLTLSGGSGPSETSGGTNPSQIGLGTMLGSIQKSFLAGSIETTGLPTDMAIEGAGFFIVRTPTGEQAYTRDGSFKLASDQVLVSANGYQVQGYGVDQDFNIVPGVLGDLVIPLGTLSTARATTEAQFDGNLDASGSIATQGTILTSQVFQEGASGGPAATGATRLTNVYDAGSNAPLFAENDVITLSTVRKGANGGRQLPEACFTVTATSTLSDFAAFLNDRLGINADPAAGGTPGVTIGTVAPDEGKIIIQGNAGTENALTIDMADIQSTNANFNAPFEFTETQEANGESVFTTFIAYDSLGNPVTVDFTTTLIEKNNLGTTWRFYAESAQDSDSSPSLGLTGTVSFNNDGQLTGITHDTLEIDRVGSGALTPLQVQLDFSGVTSLAAPYAANPSTLVMSTQDGYGMGTLSNFAVGTDGMIVGTFTNGLTRRLGQVALATFANAEGLVSDLNNLYRIGPNSGNPMISTPGTLGAGTIASSSLELSNVDLTREFIGLIGASTGFSASGRVISTSNDLLNELMSIAR; encoded by the coding sequence ATGGGATTGACCAGCGCCATGTACACCGGGTTGACCGGTTTGAATGCCAATCAGCTACGCATCGATACGATCGGTAACAACGTTGCCAACGTGAACACGACAGCGTTCAAGGGCAGCCGGGCGAACTTCGAGAACCAGTTCTCACTGACACTCTCAGGCGGTAGCGGCCCGAGCGAAACCAGCGGTGGCACCAACCCGTCCCAGATCGGCCTGGGTACCATGCTGGGCAGCATACAGAAGAGCTTCCTGGCGGGTTCGATCGAGACTACTGGTCTGCCGACGGACATGGCCATCGAAGGGGCCGGATTCTTCATCGTTCGGACGCCTACAGGGGAACAGGCCTACACACGCGACGGATCCTTCAAGCTGGCTTCCGATCAGGTCCTGGTCAGTGCCAACGGCTACCAGGTGCAGGGATATGGCGTTGACCAGGATTTCAACATCGTCCCCGGCGTGCTCGGTGACCTGGTGATTCCCCTGGGCACCTTGAGCACCGCACGGGCTACCACCGAAGCCCAGTTCGACGGTAACCTGGATGCTTCCGGGAGCATCGCCACCCAGGGCACGATCCTGACCTCCCAGGTGTTTCAGGAGGGTGCAAGTGGTGGTCCTGCCGCCACGGGAGCCACACGCCTCACCAACGTCTATGATGCGGGTTCGAACGCGCCCCTGTTCGCGGAGAATGACGTCATCACGCTCAGCACGGTCAGAAAAGGGGCCAACGGCGGCCGGCAGCTGCCTGAAGCCTGTTTCACGGTCACCGCCACCAGCACGCTGAGCGATTTCGCCGCGTTCCTCAACGACAGGCTGGGCATTAACGCCGATCCGGCGGCGGGCGGCACGCCGGGCGTGACCATCGGAACCGTGGCTCCCGACGAGGGCAAAATCATCATCCAAGGCAATGCCGGGACCGAGAACGCCCTGACCATTGATATGGCCGACATCCAGAGCACCAACGCCAACTTCAATGCGCCTTTCGAGTTCACCGAGACGCAAGAGGCCAATGGTGAGAGCGTCTTCACCACCTTCATCGCCTACGACTCGCTGGGGAATCCGGTGACGGTCGACTTCACCACCACCTTGATCGAGAAGAACAACCTCGGCACGACGTGGCGGTTTTACGCCGAAAGCGCTCAGGACAGTGACAGCTCTCCGTCTCTCGGCTTGACCGGCACGGTTTCCTTCAACAACGACGGCCAACTCACCGGGATCACCCATGACACGCTGGAGATCGACCGCGTGGGCTCAGGGGCGTTGACGCCGCTTCAGGTTCAATTGGATTTTTCAGGTGTCACGAGTCTTGCGGCACCCTATGCAGCCAACCCGTCGACCTTGGTGATGAGCACTCAGGACGGCTACGGCATGGGAACGTTGTCCAACTTCGCGGTGGGTACGGACGGAATGATTGTGGGCACGTTCACGAACGGTCTGACCCGTCGCCTCGGGCAGGTCGCTCTGGCCACCTTCGCCAATGCCGAAGGACTCGTGTCCGACCTCAACAACCTCTACCGCATCGGACCGAACTCAGGCAACCCTATGATCAGTACCCCAGGCACTTTGGGTGCCGGTACGATCGCGTCGAGTTCGCTGGAGTTGAGCAATGTGGATCTCACTCGGGAGTTTATCGGACTCATCGGAGCGAGTACGGGCTTCTCCGCCTCCGGGCGGGTGATTTCGACCTCGAACGATCTCCTCAATGAATTGATGTCGATAGCCCGATAA
- a CDS encoding OmpA family protein, whose product MRTVMVGLKPKSIDESDAQWVLPFADLMTLLLVIFVTLAAMSDLRPGRRFNEVSGGVRAAFGFGPAGSTDLRGLLTPAGKPGLVERLEQAGLTGTARSELSNGSGERLAPCEMVTDGDRVTLRVPGDSTFDRHGAVLRPEAERLLVALAGLLSEGYLTSGRTRIEIHGYAGDGPISDTVAFRDAWDLSYERGKAVADTLVRSGIARGRISVTAMGDQGLLTTPISGDGRQEPETARMMGRRIEITVRAAEPGGHVKGIADKEATSHG is encoded by the coding sequence ATGAGAACCGTAATGGTCGGTCTGAAGCCCAAAAGCATAGACGAGAGCGACGCCCAATGGGTGTTGCCGTTTGCTGATCTGATGACGCTGCTGCTGGTCATCTTCGTGACCTTGGCGGCGATGAGCGATCTTCGGCCCGGCCGGCGGTTTAATGAGGTCTCCGGAGGCGTGCGGGCTGCGTTCGGCTTTGGCCCGGCAGGATCGACGGACTTGCGCGGACTGCTGACTCCTGCCGGAAAGCCGGGGCTGGTGGAGCGCCTGGAGCAGGCGGGACTGACCGGCACGGCACGAAGCGAGCTGAGCAATGGCAGCGGCGAGCGCCTGGCTCCCTGCGAGATGGTCACCGATGGCGACCGAGTGACCCTGCGGGTGCCCGGCGATTCGACCTTTGACCGCCATGGTGCCGTTCTCAGGCCCGAGGCCGAGAGGTTGCTGGTCGCCCTGGCGGGTCTTCTGAGTGAGGGGTACTTGACCAGCGGGCGGACGCGCATCGAGATTCATGGATACGCAGGGGATGGCCCCATTTCAGATACGGTTGCCTTCCGCGATGCGTGGGACTTGTCCTACGAGCGGGGCAAGGCGGTCGCAGACACGCTGGTTCGGTCCGGCATCGCTCGCGGTCGGATTTCCGTGACTGCGATGGGTGACCAGGGCTTGCTCACGACGCCGATATCGGGCGACGGCCGGCAAGAGCCGGAGACTGCCAGGATGATGGGCCGCCGCATTGAGATCACCGTGCGCGCCGCTGAGCCCGGCGGGCACGTCAAGGGTATCGCCGACAAGGAAGCAACGAGTCATGGCTAA